The following nucleotide sequence is from Planifilum fimeticola.
GTGAACGCGCAGGCTCAGGAAGGGCAGAAAATCTTCTCCCAGAACTGCATGGGTTGTCACGCCATTGAAGGGGCGGGCATGAAGGTGAAGGGGGATAAAGCGCCCGACCTGACGGGATTCGGAAACCGGACGATGATTGCGGGCTACTTGCCGAACGACAAGGAATCCCTGGTTCGCTGGCTGAGGGATCCGCAATCCATCAAGCCCGGTACGAAAATGCCGGCTTACAATCATCTGGACGATCAGAAGATGAATGCCCTGGTCGAATACCTGACCAATCTGAAGTGACCCGCTTGTTTTCGAAACCATGAAGCCCCTTATCCTGATGATCATTGAGGCCGAACCGGAATGGATTTCCGGGATAAAGGAGGGAACGACGTGGGTACGTTCATCATCGTAGGGGTGTTCATCCTGTTTCTGGCGGCCATTTTCACCGGGGGTTACAACAGGGAGTTTTTGCACCGGGTAGAGGGCAGCCGGATCTGGGATTGGCTCACCACCGTTGACCATAAGAAGATCGGAATCATGTACTTCGGGACGGGAGTCCTATACTTCCTCATCGCCGGACTGCAGGCCCTCATGATTCGGCTGCAGCTGGCCGTCCCTCAAAACGATCTGTTTACGGGGGACACCTTTAACGAACTGTTTACCATGCACGGCACCAACATGATTTTCTTCGTGGCGATGCCGATGCTCTTCGGGCTGATGAACGTGGCGGTTCCGCTGCAGATCGGCGCCCGGGACGTGGCCTTCCCCTTCATGAACGCCCTCAGCTTCTGGCTGTTCTTTGCGGGAGCGCTGCTGTTCAACTTGGGCTGGCTCTTCGGAGGAGCTCCCGATGCCGGATGGACGGGTTACACCGCGCTGGCGCTCAATGAATACAGCCCGGGTCCCGGTCTGGACTATTACGATCTGGGGATTCAGATCTCCGGGATCGGGACGATGTTGACCGCGGTCAACTTCCTGGTGACGATCATCAACATGCGCGCACCGGGAATGACTTTCCTGAAGATGCCCATGTTCACCTGGGCGACCCTCGTCACTTCGGGGCTGATCCTGTTTGCGATGCCGCCGTTGGCCGTCGATCTCTTGCTGTTGATGTTCGACCGGATCTTCGACGCCAACTTCTTTGATGTGGCGCAAGGCGGAAACCACCTGATCTGGCAGCACCTGTTCTGGATTTTCGGTCACCCGGAAGTGTACATCGTGATCCTGCCCGCCTTCGGGATCATGTCCGACGTGATCAGCACTTTCTCCAAAAAACCCCTTTTCGGGTACCATTCGATGGTGTTTGCCACGGTGCTGATCGGATTCCTCGGCTTCATGGTGTGGGTGCACCACATGTTCACCGTGGGTCTCGGTCCCGTTGCCAACAGCATCTTCGGCATTGCGACCATGACGATCGCGGTGCCGACGGGGATCAAGGTGTTCAACTGGCTCTCCACCATGTGGGGCGGGAAAATCAGCTTCACCACGCCGATGATGTGGTGTCTCGGGTTTATCATCACCTTCGTGCTCGGCGGATTCACCGGGGTGATGCTGGCGGTTCCCCCGGCGGACTTCCAGTACCATGACACCTACTTCGTCGTTGCTCACTTCCACTACGTGCTGAT
It contains:
- the ctaD gene encoding cytochrome c oxidase subunit I; the protein is MDFRDKGGNDVGTFIIVGVFILFLAAIFTGGYNREFLHRVEGSRIWDWLTTVDHKKIGIMYFGTGVLYFLIAGLQALMIRLQLAVPQNDLFTGDTFNELFTMHGTNMIFFVAMPMLFGLMNVAVPLQIGARDVAFPFMNALSFWLFFAGALLFNLGWLFGGAPDAGWTGYTALALNEYSPGPGLDYYDLGIQISGIGTMLTAVNFLVTIINMRAPGMTFLKMPMFTWATLVTSGLILFAMPPLAVDLLLLMFDRIFDANFFDVAQGGNHLIWQHLFWIFGHPEVYIVILPAFGIMSDVISTFSKKPLFGYHSMVFATVLIGFLGFMVWVHHMFTVGLGPVANSIFGIATMTIAVPTGIKVFNWLSTMWGGKISFTTPMMWCLGFIITFVLGGFTGVMLAVPPADFQYHDTYFVVAHFHYVLIGGTVFGIFAGLYYWWPKFFGRKLNDRLGKLHFWLFFIGFHTTFLPQHFLGFWGMPRRVFTYLPGLGLESFNLISTIGAFTMAAGVLVLLYNIVYSSIRGEVADADPWDGRTLEWTIPSPVPEYNFAQLPLVKQLDAFYHAKLAGKKGLEPAEPLGSIHMPSPTYLPLIMALGFFVSGYGWILRSYWLGALGLIIVFITMFVRSFQKDTGYHIEPEELKSADKGAQA